A region from the Variovorax paradoxus genome encodes:
- a CDS encoding hybrid sensor histidine kinase/response regulator, which translates to MASAVLARAQIATHTCDSLCELVRGLQEGAGAIMLAEEVLADPAAAALAEALGSQAPWSDLPVLMLARQGADSPVIVKAMDRLANVTVIERPMRVASLISTVRTALRARNRQYQLRELLDGLRESDQRKTEFLATLAHELRNPLAPMSTALTLLMRKPHEPAEARRYYELMGRQIDHMVRLVNDLMEVSRITRGKIELRMEAVALEAVIEGAIELSRPLLEGARHALSTELCGKPLVVRGDGVRLTQVFSNLLNNAAKYTAPGGKIRIVLREEGGDAVVEVWDNGTGIAPGMLKSIFEMFVQVSGTSKAAQGGLGIGLTLVKSLVELHGGSVEASSAGLGHGAMFCVRLPLSRAEAGMPPSLAPSERGWPASLPGTVLIVDDNRDAADALGELLRSMGASTRVAYSGDAALRMAAEGPAPGLAILDIGMPGMDGCELATRLRANPALAGLILVALTGWGQHGDKERIAMAGFDHHLLKPLDLPALISILGPP; encoded by the coding sequence ATGGCAAGCGCCGTACTGGCCCGCGCACAGATTGCGACCCACACCTGCGACAGCCTGTGCGAGCTCGTGCGGGGGCTGCAGGAAGGCGCTGGCGCCATCATGCTGGCGGAAGAAGTGCTGGCCGATCCGGCCGCGGCTGCCCTGGCCGAAGCGCTGGGCTCGCAGGCTCCGTGGTCCGATCTGCCGGTGCTCATGCTTGCCCGCCAGGGCGCGGACTCGCCCGTCATCGTCAAGGCCATGGACCGGCTCGCGAACGTCACCGTGATCGAGCGGCCGATGCGGGTGGCCTCGCTGATCAGCACGGTCCGCACGGCGCTGAGGGCGCGCAACCGCCAGTACCAGCTGCGCGAGCTGCTCGACGGGCTGCGCGAATCGGATCAGCGCAAGACAGAGTTCCTCGCAACGCTGGCGCACGAATTGCGCAACCCGCTCGCCCCGATGAGCACCGCGCTCACGCTCCTGATGCGAAAGCCGCACGAGCCCGCGGAAGCCCGGCGCTACTACGAGCTCATGGGTCGGCAGATCGACCACATGGTGCGGCTCGTGAACGACCTGATGGAGGTCTCGCGCATCACGCGCGGCAAGATCGAGCTGCGCATGGAGGCGGTCGCGCTCGAAGCGGTGATCGAGGGCGCCATCGAACTGAGCCGGCCGCTGCTCGAAGGCGCCAGGCACGCGCTGAGCACCGAACTGTGCGGCAAGCCGCTCGTCGTGCGCGGCGATGGCGTTCGCCTGACGCAGGTGTTTTCCAACCTGCTCAACAACGCCGCAAAGTACACCGCACCCGGCGGAAAAATCCGGATCGTGCTGCGCGAAGAAGGCGGTGACGCCGTGGTCGAGGTCTGGGACAACGGCACCGGCATTGCGCCCGGAATGCTCAAGTCGATCTTCGAGATGTTCGTGCAGGTGAGCGGCACGTCGAAGGCGGCGCAGGGCGGCCTGGGCATCGGGCTGACGCTGGTGAAGAGCCTGGTCGAACTCCATGGCGGCAGCGTCGAGGCGAGCAGTGCGGGCCTCGGCCATGGCGCGATGTTCTGCGTGCGCCTGCCGCTCAGCCGCGCCGAGGCCGGCATGCCGCCGTCGCTGGCGCCGTCCGAACGCGGCTGGCCGGCGTCCTTGCCGGGCACGGTGCTGATCGTCGACGACAACCGGGATGCGGCCGATGCGCTGGGCGAGCTGCTGCGCTCGATGGGCGCCTCGACGCGCGTGGCCTACAGCGGAGATGCCGCGCTGCGCATGGCGGCCGAGGGTCCGGCGCCCGGGCTCGCGATCCTGGACATCGGCATGCCGGGCATGGACGGCTGCGAGCTCGCGACCAGGCTGCGCGCCAATCCCGCGCTTGCCGGATTGATCCTCGTCGCACTGACCGGCTGGGGCCAGCACGGCGACAAGGAGCGCATTGCGATGGCGGGGTTCGACCACCATCTGCTCAAGCCGCTCGACCTGCCGGCGCTGATCTCGATCCTGGGGCCGCCATGA